Proteins found in one Oceaniferula flava genomic segment:
- a CDS encoding PEP-CTERM sorting domain-containing protein (PEP-CTERM proteins occur, often in large numbers, in the proteomes of bacteria that also encode an exosortase, a predicted intramembrane cysteine proteinase. The presence of a PEP-CTERM domain at a protein's C-terminus predicts cleavage within the sorting domain, followed by covalent anchoring to some some component of the (usually Gram-negative) cell surface. Many PEP-CTERM proteins exhibit an unusual sequence composition that includes large numbers of potential glycosylation sites. Expression of one such protein has been shown restore the ability of a bacterium to form floc, a type of biofilm.), whose product MSITRTIIKTTALGCIFAATNAHAANYIWTGAFDANDFTNVNNWLDKDTGLVPTMSPDNTIPTEFNGGATNVANYNAAGTQQVNAIYVSSQTGTGSGTGGVLNVSAGTLQGTGQNTRYTYGGKGQTGTVNISGTGTIDVGGGTRVGIDSNSVGTLNISDSGTYKGSRGLTANSISVSTIAGQGNATGNINVSGSGTYQDRFGLMLGGFNSTNTGTGNFNIIGGNATVQLGFLNSGSDGKWLQSGDGSTLGATIDSSDGFSLSTIEIYDHGTPTDGRVSFEAGALLNLGFSGAAQAGSWTLMSWGEDFLFEDGGLALDPGVDSNWSFEFVDTGGTTQADSLVVTYVPEPSSAALLGLGGLALILRRRK is encoded by the coding sequence ATGAGTATAACTAGAACGATTATTAAGACTACAGCTCTTGGCTGTATCTTCGCAGCCACCAACGCTCACGCAGCCAACTACATCTGGACCGGAGCATTTGATGCGAACGACTTCACCAATGTCAACAACTGGCTCGATAAAGACACCGGACTCGTCCCCACAATGTCCCCCGATAACACCATCCCTACTGAGTTCAACGGCGGAGCCACCAATGTTGCCAACTACAACGCTGCAGGAACACAGCAGGTCAACGCTATTTACGTTTCTTCCCAAACCGGCACCGGCTCAGGCACTGGCGGGGTGCTGAATGTTTCCGCCGGAACACTCCAAGGAACAGGACAGAATACCCGATACACCTATGGAGGCAAAGGCCAGACCGGAACGGTCAATATCTCTGGCACCGGAACAATCGACGTGGGTGGTGGCACACGCGTTGGCATCGATAGTAACTCCGTAGGAACACTCAATATCTCTGACAGCGGCACCTACAAAGGTTCACGAGGCCTAACAGCCAACTCGATCAGTGTCAGCACCATCGCGGGGCAAGGCAATGCGACAGGTAATATCAATGTTTCCGGATCAGGAACCTACCAGGATCGCTTTGGCCTCATGCTTGGTGGTTTCAACTCTACGAATACCGGCACCGGCAACTTCAACATCATCGGAGGCAACGCCACTGTTCAGTTGGGCTTCCTAAACTCTGGTTCCGATGGCAAGTGGCTCCAAAGTGGTGATGGCAGCACACTCGGAGCGACCATTGACAGCTCCGATGGCTTCTCCCTGAGCACGATTGAAATTTACGATCATGGCACACCAACGGATGGCCGGGTATCCTTCGAAGCTGGAGCCTTGCTCAACCTTGGCTTTAGCGGTGCTGCTCAGGCAGGCTCATGGACGCTGATGAGCTGGGGTGAAGACTTCCTGTTTGAAGATGGTGGGCTGGCTTTGGATCCTGGTGTCGATAGCAACTGGAGCTTCGAGTTCGTTGATACCGGCGGCACAACGCAGGCAGATTCACTGGTGGTGACTTACGTCCCAGAACCCTCCTCCGCCGCCCTTCTCGGTCTTGGTGGACTTGCTCTGATCTTGCGCCGCAGAAAGTAG
- a CDS encoding PEP-CTERM sorting domain-containing protein (PEP-CTERM proteins occur, often in large numbers, in the proteomes of bacteria that also encode an exosortase, a predicted intramembrane cysteine proteinase. The presence of a PEP-CTERM domain at a protein's C-terminus predicts cleavage within the sorting domain, followed by covalent anchoring to some some component of the (usually Gram-negative) cell surface. Many PEP-CTERM proteins exhibit an unusual sequence composition that includes large numbers of potential glycosylation sites. Expression of one such protein has been shown restore the ability of a bacterium to form floc, a type of biofilm.), translating to MIKKSPNFKIAAIGCIFAITHAQGAIWDGGGGTPFWSTDTNWDDDAAANGTAVIDNGDTTIRFSGVTVNKTDVNGGSTLELNGNSHSDSLSGSNVRNYIGNGSAGTVKHQGNAQWDIGHMLSIGNGTGGNGSYSLLSGTLTVFRDGNAMAGSPVKSSLAIGTNGGTGILDISRGTLNTRAGVEIGAGGTFQIMGTGDSQQGIDINIGSNGSLDGFWWQTAGGTLSMGIGADGVEQIFVDNVDDDGGQFATFADGSILDMSFYDTVATPGTWTLMELEGAAITDEGLELAAGDEAAGWSFTVDNSGPNGLLTVTYVPEPSSTALLGLGGLALLMRRRK from the coding sequence ATGATTAAGAAATCCCCAAACTTTAAAATAGCAGCCATCGGCTGTATCTTTGCCATCACGCATGCCCAAGGAGCCATCTGGGATGGCGGCGGCGGGACTCCTTTTTGGAGCACCGATACCAACTGGGACGACGACGCAGCAGCCAATGGCACAGCGGTGATCGACAATGGCGATACCACCATTCGATTCTCTGGTGTTACGGTGAATAAAACCGATGTCAACGGCGGGTCGACGCTCGAATTGAATGGCAATAGCCACTCGGACAGCCTATCAGGTTCCAATGTCCGAAATTATATCGGCAATGGCAGTGCAGGAACCGTCAAGCACCAGGGGAATGCCCAATGGGACATCGGTCACATGCTTTCCATCGGTAACGGCACAGGAGGCAATGGCTCATACAGTTTATTGTCCGGAACCTTGACCGTCTTCCGTGACGGCAATGCGATGGCTGGCTCTCCAGTAAAAAGCTCACTGGCGATTGGAACCAATGGCGGCACCGGCATACTCGACATCAGCCGCGGCACCCTGAATACCCGGGCCGGCGTAGAAATTGGCGCAGGCGGAACGTTCCAGATTATGGGAACCGGCGACTCCCAACAAGGGATCGATATCAACATCGGCTCCAATGGCAGCCTCGACGGCTTCTGGTGGCAGACCGCCGGAGGCACCCTAAGCATGGGAATAGGTGCCGATGGCGTGGAGCAGATCTTTGTCGATAACGTCGACGATGATGGCGGCCAATTTGCCACCTTCGCCGATGGCTCTATCTTGGACATGAGCTTCTACGATACCGTCGCCACCCCTGGCACCTGGACGCTCATGGAGCTGGAAGGAGCAGCCATTACGGATGAAGGCTTGGAACTGGCTGCCGGTGATGAAGCAGCGGGCTGGAGCTTCACCGTTGATAACAGCGGCCCCAACGGACTGCTCACCGTCACTTACGTGCCTGAGCCATCATCCACGGCCTTACTGGGACTCGGAGGACTGGCACTGCTGATGCGCCGTCGGAAATAG
- a CDS encoding YHYH protein, which translates to MKIKPFHLITGASLALTGGTLAHEHHVLEGKAKDGIRAVDPSLFIKENLVEEIKTEERELSDGSKALCYVIKTKTQPSEHSMGPWSPKTITDGKEKGGIWFKDGKVYDVTGPFLANLAKFYEDPEWKVYNDDGTIKTTDTKEAFEAAARPYVDPKYKNHVVEGKPEWYPDVKTTYVIPVKPVYNKNASSFGRGPLGLAFNGVRYDPPAPVEAIIGSYTIAPLDDGGGHLNPHEGYHYHEATGKTKEVQQSDQHAPMIGYALDGFAIYAHFDGEGKAPEGLDECGGHSDELRGYHYHVGAPGSNQIIKAFRGTAGTVSVEGVMADQHPPRGGQGHPRGPRPDGPPPGR; encoded by the coding sequence ATGAAAATCAAACCATTCCATCTTATCACCGGCGCTTCTTTGGCGCTTACTGGAGGAACCCTCGCTCACGAACACCATGTGCTGGAAGGGAAGGCGAAAGACGGCATCCGTGCTGTCGACCCGTCGCTTTTCATCAAGGAGAACCTCGTCGAAGAAATCAAAACGGAAGAACGAGAGCTCTCTGACGGCAGCAAAGCGCTGTGCTACGTCATCAAAACCAAAACCCAGCCGAGTGAGCACAGCATGGGACCTTGGAGCCCGAAAACCATCACCGACGGAAAAGAGAAGGGCGGCATCTGGTTCAAGGATGGCAAAGTCTACGATGTCACCGGCCCGTTTCTCGCCAACCTGGCGAAGTTTTACGAGGATCCGGAATGGAAAGTTTACAACGATGACGGAACGATCAAAACGACCGATACCAAGGAGGCCTTCGAGGCTGCAGCCCGGCCGTATGTGGACCCCAAATATAAGAACCACGTGGTCGAGGGAAAACCGGAATGGTATCCTGATGTGAAAACCACCTACGTCATTCCTGTCAAACCGGTATATAACAAAAACGCATCCTCATTTGGTCGTGGTCCGCTCGGCTTGGCATTCAATGGCGTCCGCTACGATCCTCCGGCACCGGTCGAGGCGATTATCGGGTCTTACACCATCGCACCTCTGGACGATGGCGGCGGGCATTTGAACCCGCACGAGGGATACCACTATCACGAGGCAACAGGGAAAACCAAGGAGGTCCAACAGAGCGATCAGCACGCACCGATGATTGGCTACGCTCTCGATGGTTTTGCCATCTATGCCCATTTCGATGGCGAGGGGAAAGCTCCCGAGGGATTGGACGAGTGCGGTGGTCACAGCGATGAGCTACGCGGTTATCATTATCATGTGGGTGCCCCGGGCAGTAATCAGATCATCAAGGCCTTTCGTGGCACTGCAGGCACCGTGAGTGTGGAAGGTGTCATGGCCGATCAGCATCCGCCGCGTGGTGGTCAGGGGCACCCCAGAGGACCTCGACCCGATGGACCTCCTCCGGGTCGTTAG
- a CDS encoding helix-turn-helix transcriptional regulator produces MKEYIEKMMTLLKAKNVTWLAATSGQTPSDVYFTKIFDGWWCPDLIDFNLPDNIKEVQAVFFELAKVHGPGIDTVTMTQNAGKTRVQLRQDVIPDDEIDDFWKTREFNVPLLGIKERIHSAYTVTDRAESYFLIDRAPDQGPFDEHDRLLTYLAISGSYGLHHRLLLERGLVAPATSALSPREKETFTLLFTELSQKEIAVELGVSNSTASQYINSVYRKFNVRGRNALISCCA; encoded by the coding sequence TTGAAAGAATACATCGAAAAGATGATGACCCTGCTGAAGGCCAAGAACGTCACCTGGCTGGCGGCGACCTCAGGGCAGACTCCCAGTGATGTTTATTTTACCAAGATTTTCGATGGCTGGTGGTGTCCTGATCTCATTGATTTCAATCTTCCTGACAACATCAAAGAAGTTCAGGCCGTCTTCTTTGAACTCGCTAAGGTGCACGGCCCGGGCATCGATACCGTCACCATGACCCAAAACGCGGGCAAGACCCGGGTGCAGCTCCGTCAGGATGTGATCCCTGATGATGAGATCGATGATTTCTGGAAGACCAGGGAGTTCAACGTGCCCCTATTGGGTATCAAAGAGCGTATCCACTCGGCCTATACGGTGACGGACCGTGCGGAGTCGTATTTCCTCATTGATCGCGCGCCGGACCAAGGTCCTTTTGACGAGCATGATCGCTTGCTAACATACCTCGCTATTTCTGGCTCGTATGGCCTTCATCACAGGTTGTTGTTAGAGCGAGGCTTGGTGGCACCTGCGACCAGTGCCTTGTCTCCGCGTGAGAAGGAAACATTCACTCTCTTGTTCACGGAACTGAGTCAAAAAGAAATTGCGGTCGAGCTTGGGGTGAGCAACAGCACGGCGAGCCAATACATCAATTCAGTGTATCGGAAATTTAATGTTCGCGGGAGAAATGCTCTCATTTCATGTTGCGCATGA
- a CDS encoding YdbL family protein, with amino-acid sequence MKRSLAALLSLFILVVGMAPVSTQAASSAELKSRMAQRLGKIVALKQKGTVGENNLGYLSPRGSLSGGESALVKAENADRRAVYQLIAAKTKSTASAVGKARAKRIRSSAPSGTWVQMADGSWKKA; translated from the coding sequence ATGAAACGTTCTCTAGCAGCTCTCCTGTCATTATTCATTCTCGTGGTGGGCATGGCTCCCGTCAGCACACAGGCCGCCAGCTCTGCCGAGCTGAAAAGCCGCATGGCCCAGCGACTCGGAAAAATCGTCGCCCTGAAACAAAAAGGCACGGTGGGCGAAAATAATCTCGGTTACCTTTCGCCGCGTGGCTCACTCAGCGGTGGCGAGTCTGCCCTGGTTAAAGCCGAAAATGCTGACCGTCGCGCTGTCTATCAGCTCATTGCGGCGAAGACAAAATCTACTGCTTCAGCGGTGGGAAAAGCCCGCGCTAAGAGGATCCGCAGCTCGGCTCCGTCTGGCACCTGGGTGCAGATGGCAGACGGCTCGTGGAAGAAAGCTTAA
- a CDS encoding sulfatase, which produces MFFTRRHLSALSLASLGALSSLTIAAEPESTAKKPNIVIIMADDLGGKDLHCYGNKLVDTPSLDQLAAEGMRFTDAYAAAPVCSPTRAAMMTGQAPSRLHLTNHAPGHKDGFALKGSNLQEPKTLRNLPLSYVTIAERLSEAGYKTAHIGKWHLSYVGRNNTTGPTELELRPEHQGFDINIGGHFRGGPPSYFAPYKIPNLPDKEEGEYLPKRLADEAIAFIKDHQDEPFFLNWWPYSVHYPIQARKDLIKKYSQRKGPGIKDPIYAAMIEGMDTEIGRFLKALDETGLSKNTIVIFKSDNGGYDGDNRPFRGFKGQLYEGGVRIPWIVRWPGKVPAGSVNHTPVISMDCYPTLLDVAQLPLTPNQPVDGESLLPLFQQKKIKRDAIYLHYPNYAFHQRNRLGGVIREGDYKLIQRYDNGELELYNLAVDISETKNLAKQSPELAQRLAEKLQVWLKKTNAQMPVRVQGGQGAPGK; this is translated from the coding sequence ATGTTTTTTACTCGTCGACACCTCTCAGCTCTCTCTCTCGCCTCACTCGGGGCTCTCTCAAGTCTAACGATCGCTGCCGAGCCAGAGAGCACAGCGAAGAAGCCGAACATCGTCATCATCATGGCCGATGACCTCGGGGGCAAGGACCTCCACTGCTACGGCAACAAGTTGGTAGACACTCCATCACTGGATCAACTGGCAGCCGAGGGCATGCGCTTCACAGATGCTTATGCCGCCGCTCCCGTTTGTTCGCCAACGCGGGCCGCGATGATGACCGGGCAGGCACCCAGTCGACTGCACCTCACTAACCACGCCCCCGGACACAAGGACGGATTCGCACTCAAGGGCAGCAACCTTCAGGAGCCGAAAACTCTGCGGAACCTGCCACTTTCTTATGTGACGATTGCTGAACGGCTTTCGGAGGCTGGCTACAAGACGGCGCACATTGGAAAATGGCACCTGTCCTATGTCGGTAGAAACAATACCACGGGGCCTACCGAGTTAGAGTTGCGCCCAGAGCATCAAGGTTTTGATATTAACATTGGAGGCCACTTCCGTGGTGGCCCACCGAGCTACTTTGCGCCGTATAAGATCCCCAACCTGCCCGATAAGGAAGAAGGCGAATACCTGCCTAAACGTCTCGCCGACGAAGCCATCGCCTTTATCAAAGATCATCAAGATGAGCCATTCTTCCTCAACTGGTGGCCTTACTCCGTGCACTACCCCATTCAAGCACGTAAGGACCTGATCAAGAAATACAGCCAGCGCAAAGGCCCAGGAATCAAAGACCCGATTTACGCCGCAATGATTGAGGGAATGGACACCGAGATTGGTCGATTCTTAAAGGCCCTCGACGAAACCGGGCTGAGCAAGAACACCATCGTGATTTTCAAATCAGACAACGGCGGCTACGACGGAGACAACCGACCTTTCCGCGGATTCAAGGGCCAGCTCTACGAAGGTGGCGTTCGCATTCCGTGGATCGTGCGCTGGCCAGGCAAGGTTCCAGCCGGATCGGTGAACCACACCCCGGTGATCAGCATGGACTGCTACCCCACCCTCCTTGACGTCGCTCAACTTCCCCTAACACCGAATCAGCCCGTGGATGGAGAAAGCCTGCTCCCTCTTTTCCAACAGAAGAAAATCAAACGCGATGCCATCTACCTGCACTACCCCAACTACGCATTCCACCAGCGGAACCGCCTCGGAGGTGTCATCAGAGAAGGCGACTACAAGCTGATTCAACGTTACGACAACGGAGAACTGGAACTCTACAACCTCGCCGTGGATATCAGCGAGACGAAGAACCTCGCGAAGCAATCACCCGAGCTGGCTCAGCGCTTGGCTGAGAAGCTGCAAGTGTGGTTGAAAAAAACCAACGCCCAGATGCCTGTGCGCGTTCAGGGTGGCCAGGGTGCTCCCGGCAAGTAG
- a CDS encoding PEP-CTERM sorting domain-containing protein: MIPSFKNTLFIATVSAGLFAFASAVQATVIVSDTTVEGNFGDDALFATDADNSIFSYAQKTTGSLAQTITTGAQGIDVSVIELMFESTLDAGGVDMDLTLHVFEVVDPAAATLVVPGSTLLTESFTWELVGGDNHLMRIAPSGGTSLILEANTSYAFYMDVSADTAADIFEWHRSTGEPGPYDGGIMYQDGTPKSSGTKDLALALDGTFIPVPEPSTTGLLGLGGLALLLRRRK; encoded by the coding sequence ATGATCCCATCCTTTAAAAATACCTTATTTATTGCCACCGTATCAGCGGGGCTTTTTGCCTTTGCCTCGGCGGTCCAAGCTACCGTCATCGTCTCGGACACGACTGTTGAAGGTAATTTTGGAGATGACGCTCTGTTTGCCACAGATGCTGATAATTCCATTTTTTCTTATGCTCAAAAAACCACAGGGTCTCTTGCTCAGACGATTACGACTGGTGCACAGGGGATTGATGTCTCTGTGATTGAATTAATGTTTGAGAGCACATTGGATGCTGGGGGCGTGGATATGGATCTCACACTGCATGTGTTTGAGGTGGTGGATCCTGCAGCGGCGACACTTGTGGTGCCTGGTTCGACACTTTTGACGGAGTCCTTTACTTGGGAACTCGTGGGAGGAGACAACCATCTGATGCGTATCGCACCCTCTGGAGGAACCAGTCTGATTTTGGAAGCCAATACCAGCTATGCATTTTACATGGACGTTTCTGCGGATACCGCAGCCGACATTTTTGAATGGCACCGAAGCACAGGAGAACCAGGGCCGTATGATGGCGGGATCATGTATCAAGATGGCACACCGAAATCAAGCGGCACCAAAGACTTGGCTCTCGCTTTGGACGGCACCTTTATTCCCGTTCCGGAGCCCAGCACCACCGGTCTTCTGGGGCTCGGAGGTTTGGCTCTATTACTGCGTCGCCGCAAGTAG
- a CDS encoding hemolysin family protein encodes MGLLIFYVLLALGVSFLCSILEAVLLSITPGFVQHELSSNKKYAGYLAKMKQEVDEPLSAILTLNTIAHTMGAAGAGAQWKAHYGDTGEAIFAGGLTLLVLILSEIIPKTLGAKFWRALAGPTTYVLRVMVWILTYLPPWPLPVLRMLTRLLGGHHEGHAVSRAELVAMAEIGSQTGELEDEESRILQNLLMFKSTQVRDIMTPRTVVYALRENTTVDDFLAEAMPKPFSRVPVFGKDRDHISGFVLKSDVMSAKLRGEGKGETLVNFIREIKAVSGNHSIYHTFKMMTQEKQHLMLVVDEFGGMDGLVTMEDVVETLLGMEIMDEADRNEDMQVLARALWAKRAKAMGLNVEPQDVAE; translated from the coding sequence ATGGGCTTACTGATATTTTACGTTCTTCTGGCACTGGGTGTGTCGTTTTTGTGCTCCATCTTGGAAGCGGTTCTGCTCTCGATTACACCGGGATTCGTGCAGCACGAGCTATCCTCGAATAAAAAATATGCCGGGTATCTGGCGAAGATGAAGCAGGAGGTGGATGAGCCATTGTCTGCGATTCTAACGCTGAACACGATCGCCCACACGATGGGTGCCGCGGGTGCGGGTGCTCAGTGGAAAGCCCACTATGGTGATACCGGGGAGGCGATTTTTGCCGGGGGGCTTACCTTGTTGGTGCTGATTTTGTCCGAGATTATCCCCAAGACATTGGGGGCGAAGTTCTGGCGTGCGCTGGCAGGGCCTACGACCTATGTTTTGAGGGTGATGGTTTGGATCCTCACCTATCTACCGCCTTGGCCACTACCCGTCTTGAGAATGCTCACCAGACTTCTGGGTGGGCATCATGAAGGCCACGCTGTGAGTCGTGCCGAACTGGTGGCGATGGCTGAGATTGGTTCTCAGACAGGAGAGCTGGAAGATGAAGAAAGCCGCATTTTACAGAACTTGCTGATGTTCAAATCCACTCAAGTTAGGGATATCATGACCCCTCGAACGGTGGTGTATGCCCTGCGTGAGAATACCACGGTGGATGATTTCCTTGCCGAAGCCATGCCCAAGCCGTTTTCACGGGTGCCCGTTTTTGGAAAAGACCGTGATCACATTTCGGGCTTCGTCCTGAAGAGCGATGTGATGTCGGCAAAGTTACGTGGTGAAGGTAAGGGCGAGACACTGGTGAACTTCATCCGCGAAATTAAAGCAGTGTCAGGAAACCATTCCATTTATCATACATTTAAGATGATGACTCAGGAGAAACAGCACCTCATGCTGGTGGTGGATGAGTTTGGTGGCATGGATGGTCTGGTCACCATGGAGGATGTCGTGGAGACCTTGCTGGGAATGGAAATCATGGACGAAGCCGATCGTAATGAAGACATGCAGGTGCTGGCCAGAGCCCTGTGGGCGAAACGAGCCAAGGCAATGGGGCTGAATGTCGAGCCCCAGGACGTGGCTGAGTAA
- a CDS encoding polysaccharide lyase family 7 protein encodes MKRTIVKVLPWMMAVFPLSACAAAPPGQLLDLSSWKLTLPVDVAKPLGSPDEIKSPELKNFAHQRYFFVENGAVIFRAPCGGATTKNSKYPRCELREMSADGTSRAAWDTRASLVRSMTLQASITKTPKVKRHVVCAQIHDADDDLMMVRLEGDKLFIERNKIGDVLLQDGYRLGDSFSVKIEAGKGRVKVWYNGELKMDWEVAKRGCYFKAGCYTQSNPEKGDRADDYGEVIISKLKLETQKNHPNE; translated from the coding sequence ATGAAGAGGACTATCGTCAAGGTCCTGCCATGGATGATGGCGGTATTTCCACTGAGTGCCTGCGCCGCGGCTCCCCCCGGCCAGCTGCTTGACCTGTCGTCGTGGAAGCTCACTCTGCCAGTGGACGTGGCGAAGCCGCTTGGCTCTCCGGACGAGATCAAGTCACCGGAGCTCAAGAATTTTGCGCACCAACGGTATTTTTTCGTCGAGAACGGCGCGGTGATATTCCGAGCCCCCTGTGGTGGAGCCACTACCAAAAACTCAAAATACCCACGCTGCGAGCTGCGCGAAATGTCTGCCGATGGAACGTCGCGCGCCGCCTGGGACACCAGAGCCAGTCTAGTGCGCTCGATGACGCTACAGGCGAGTATCACGAAGACGCCGAAGGTGAAACGTCACGTCGTCTGTGCCCAGATTCACGATGCCGATGACGACCTGATGATGGTTCGGCTGGAGGGCGACAAGTTGTTTATTGAGCGCAACAAAATCGGTGATGTTCTACTCCAAGATGGCTACCGTTTGGGAGATTCATTTTCCGTCAAAATCGAGGCCGGAAAGGGGCGGGTCAAAGTCTGGTATAATGGCGAACTGAAGATGGACTGGGAGGTTGCGAAGCGGGGCTGTTATTTCAAGGCTGGCTGTTACACCCAATCCAATCCTGAAAAAGGAGACCGTGCAGACGATTACGGCGAGGTGATCATTTCCAAGCTCAAGCTCGAGACGCAAAAAAACCACCCTAACGAGTAG
- a CDS encoding PEP-CTERM sorting domain-containing protein, whose amino-acid sequence MKLIGTSVITAMIAASSTIGAAVVTFDLTNNEGDNFDFNAPTGSYTHVTSGFTGDFTAIVAGSTGNLNAQSTSFGVNAENGFIPDNPSDNTGQLDADQGAESFTIQFSGPVIATLTQIDISSFGGSDAGTLDIGGNTTAIASGSSTLIPAHTNLVGETLTIAFTAGTAGNGFSVDTLTFDVQPIPEPSTTALLGLGGLALLMRRRK is encoded by the coding sequence ATGAAATTAATAGGAACTAGTGTGATTACAGCAATGATTGCTGCGTCGTCTACAATTGGTGCCGCAGTTGTCACGTTTGATTTGACTAACAATGAAGGTGATAATTTCGATTTTAACGCCCCCACAGGATCGTACACGCATGTGACCTCCGGATTCACGGGGGACTTTACAGCCATCGTGGCAGGAAGCACAGGGAATCTTAATGCACAAAGCACTTCATTTGGGGTCAATGCGGAGAATGGCTTTATACCAGATAACCCTAGTGATAATACGGGGCAATTAGATGCTGATCAAGGAGCTGAGAGTTTTACCATCCAGTTTTCTGGACCTGTAATAGCGACATTGACGCAAATAGATATCAGCAGTTTTGGTGGATCTGATGCTGGAACTTTAGATATTGGCGGAAACACTACAGCGATAGCTTCAGGATCGAGTACATTGATACCAGCACACACCAATCTGGTAGGTGAGACGCTTACGATCGCCTTTACTGCGGGAACAGCGGGGAACGGTTTCTCTGTCGATACTCTGACGTTCGATGTGCAGCCTATTCCAGAACCTAGCACTACAGCTCTTCTGGGGCTCGGAGGTTTGGCTCTTCTGATGCGTCGTCGCAAGTAG